Proteins from a genomic interval of Drosophila melanogaster chromosome 2R:
- the Mal-A2 gene encoding maltase A2 → MPKWAHLGLAALLLISTTQEGTADIDWWENASLYQIYPRSFQDSDGDGIGDLKGITSRLGYLKEIGITATWLSPIFTSPMSDFGYDISNFYDIDPIFGTLEDFDDLIVEAKSLGVKIILDFVPNHSSDENVWFEKSVNREDGYDDFYVWDDGKLNEETGARDPPSNWVSVFSGPMWTWNEKRQQYFLHQFQVKQPDLNFTNPMVREHMLDVLKFWLDRGVDGFRIDAVPHIYEHRNADGSYPDEPVSGWGSDPNAYDYHDHIYTKDQPATVDLMYEWREFLDNYRAQNGGDSRVLLAEAYSSVETLSAYFGNSTHQGTQLPMNFQLMYLSGYSTAKDVVGSIDYWMNTMWKEHQTANWVVGNHDTNRVADRMGAHKVDLLNVIVNALPGASVTYYGEEIGMSNVDVECTGDSCEDRDGERTPMQWTAGKNADFSDGESTWLPLSPEYQRYNVQTERGVSRSSLNIFKGLQELKSSSAFLAFKEDGGFSYEAVTEQVLQIIRTNKISEEYRILVNMGNGMEILDGLAPKTYEYVLATAYSTHYSGQKADLSQRIILMPYEAVVLRWLA, encoded by the exons ATGCCAAAGTGGGCACATCTCGGGCTAGCAGCTCTCCTTCTAATTTCCACCACCCAGGAGGGTACTGCAGATATCGATTGGTGGGAGAACGCCTCGCTGTACCAGATATATCCGCGCTCCTTCCAGGAcagcgatggcgatggcatcGGGGACCTGAAAGGCATTACTTCGAGATTGGGCTACCTCAAGGAAATAGGCATCACGGCCACCTGGCTGTCGCCCATTTTTACCTCGCCCATGTCGGATTTCGGCTACGACATCTCTAACTTTTATGACATCGATCCGATTTTCGGCACTCTCGAGGATTTCGATGACCTTATAGTGGAGGCCAAGTCGCTGGGCGTTAAGATCATTCTCGACTTTGTACCCAACCACTCGAGTGACGAGAACGTGTGGTTTGAAAAGTCCGTGAATCGCGAAGATGGCTACGACGACTTCTACGTGTGGGACGATGGAAAACTGAATGAGGAAACTGGTGCAAGAGATCCTCCATCTAATTGGGTCAGTGTGTTCAGCGGACCCATGTGGACGTGGAACGAGAAGCGCCAGCAGTACTTCCTGCACCAGTTTCAGGTGAAGCAGCCGGATCTAAACTTTACCAATCCAATGGTCAGGGAGCACATGCTGGATGTCTTGAAGTTTTGGCTGGACCGCGGAGTTGATGGATTTCGTATCGATGCAGTTCCACACATCTACGAGCACCGCAATGCAGACGGATCCTATCCGGATGAACCGGTTAGCGGTTGGGGCAGTGACCCCAACGCCTACGACTACCATGATCACATCTACACCAAGGACCAGCCGGCCACGGTGGATCTCATGTACGAATGGCGTGAGTTTTTGGACAACTATCGGGCGCAGAATGGAGGCGATTCACGGGTTCTCCTGGCCGAGGCCTATTCTTCCGTGGAGACACTAAGTGCTTACTTCGGAAACAGCACCCATCAGGGTACCCAGCTGCCCATGAACTTCCAGTTGATGTATCTCAGTGGATACTCCACCGCCAAGGATGTTGTGGGATCTATCGACTACTGGATGAATACCATGTGGAAGGAGCACCAGACGGCCAATTGGGTTGTTGGTAATCACGATACCAACCGAGTGGCCGATCGTATGGGAGCTCACAAAGTGGATCTACTAAATGTGATTGTAAACGCCCTGCCAGGTGCTTCGGTAACCTACTACGGCGAGGAAATTGGCATGTCCAACGTGGACGTGGAGTGCACCGGCGACTCTTGCGAGGATCGCGATGGGGAGCGCACGCCCATGCAGTGGACGGCTGGAAAGAATGCCGACTTCTCTGATGGGGAGTCCACCTGGCTGCCTCTAAGTCCCGAATATCAACGGTACAATGTGCAGACTGAACGCGGTGTTTCCAGATCTTCCCTGAACATCTTTAAGGGTCTTCAAGAACTTAAGAGCAGTTCCGCCTTTCTTGCGTTCAAAGAGGATGGAGGTTTCTCCTACGAGGCGGTGACGGAACAGGTTCTACAGATCATTCG CACAAACAAGATCAGCGAGGAGTATCGAATCCTGGTCAACATGGGCAACGGTATGGAAATCCTCGATGGGCTCGCCCCCAAAACCTACGAGTATGTGCTGGCCACTGCCTACTCCACACACTATTCGGG GCAAAAAGCAGATCTGTCACAGAGAATCATTCTCATGCCCTACGAAGCAGTCGTTCTACGCTGGTTGGCTTAA